The Deltaproteobacteria bacterium genome segment CCCCTCTGGGTAACATGACAAGCATGACCTTCGCAAAAAACAAATACAGAATAAAAGGGAAAATGATTGACAACACGACAACGGTCTTCCACCTTCTCATGCCAAAAGACAACAGGTATATTGGCAAAATTAGGAATGTTGCAGGTAGATATCCTATCAACGGAGTGAGAACCATATAGGCGATAAACAACAATATGGTGATAATAACACGAAGTGGAAAAAGCCTCACTCGCTCCTGTAATGCCTCTCTTTTCTTCACGATGAGGAGCAAACTGAGAAATGCTAGAACAAAGGCAGTAAGCTCGGGCATAAAGGCCGGATTCAGGCCAGTACTGGTACGTTCACTGATCTGTTCCACCTCATAGGGAATGATTATAAAATACAGGGCAAGACTGAAGACGAATAAAATAACACCAATCAGTTGATCATAGGTGAACCGTGTCCTCATTATTTTCCTAACACTTCACGATGCTGTTAATGCAAAACACGAAATCGGGGAGGAGGAATCCTCCTCCCCGAACAATTACTTACTTTTTTCTCAACCCTACTTTCTCCAAGACTTC includes the following:
- a CDS encoding tripartite tricarboxylate transporter TctB family protein — encoded protein: MRTRFTYDQLIGVILFVFSLALYFIIIPYEVEQISERTSTGLNPAFMPELTAFVLAFLSLLLIVKKREALQERVRLFPLRVIITILLFIAYMVLTPLIGYLPATFLILPIYLLSFGMRRWKTVVVLSIIFPFILYLFFAKVMLVMLPRGVLFN